One stretch of Bombus affinis isolate iyBomAffi1 chromosome 4, iyBomAffi1.2, whole genome shotgun sequence DNA includes these proteins:
- the LOC126915338 gene encoding JNK-interacting protein 3 isoform X7: MSQIEMDQETVYGTHEDSHVVMSEKVQSLAGSIYQEFEKMIARYDEDVVKDLMPLLVNVLECLDISYTENQEREVELELLREDNEQLVTQYEREKQLRKASDQKLLELEDVAEDERKELLSKIDSLESIVRMLELKTKNSHDHVVRLEEKEAELKREYTRLHERYTELFKTHVDYMERTKMLVGSTERLENSSSGRGPSRLPSLGLTHMSRSSGPLSYGFQSLEASINAEDVDQESPPNVVSNLRTEMLDSSSEAAIETSDKSQLTDKPVQANKTTAISRHESPETEIPPPLVTPTSPTVEKLATSGGRSRTEREQRSGNTLYQELSFQDADALGEMDEGADITGSWVHPGEYASSVNDNFFGMGKEVENLIMENNELLATKNALNIVKDDLIVKVDELTSEQEILREEVRGLQQTRERLRQKVTTLEEELKKVKEEAEAAAKAAKSDDEEDVSLAQRKRFTRVEMARVLMERNQYKERFMELQEAVRWTEMIRATKTDPSSISSGKVSVWKFFSSLFTGPADRGALVRGPNTLPHMRYSAPTNQVVPAPPLDTMRRRTLKGRHEFFDQGDTIDTWLFWFSVGCLLASRSSEKLVARRANERREQYRQVRAHVRKEDGRLHAYGWSLPGKPSAPVRQPVPVPVYCRPLQESEPGMKIWCGAGVNLSGGKTRDGGCMVGGSVFYAAEAQEVSTNTKNEVEDAVEHLDKELQENENQRVEAEQLEQHLSSLVWICTSTQKMSKVTVIDANNPADILEVFSVCQGHLLCIASVPGAKESDYTQAMNEDPVQTANGVNENDNHEVNTTSNTEQNTQKNKQETQASVEKNKNESENVSEEQNNENVKKSDDVNQSITTEPQSSENVDSETINLGKVYFVKANLEASNSQLDEKEDENEEKENKVEEDAPIEKMSSIQPTMWLGAQNGTVFVHSAVAKWSVCLHSVKLKDAALAIVHVQGRVLVALADGTVTLFRRGPDGQWDLSQYHVITLGSPQHSIRCMAAVSGKTVWCGYRNKIHVIDPVLMTVECTVDAHPRRESQVRQLAWLGEGVWVSIRLDSTLRLYHAHTYQHLQDVDIEPYVSKMLGTGKLGFSFVRITALLISSNRLWIGTGNGVIISVPLSENVCKTGAGGSMAVSRVQVGNAKGDAPGVGIRIFASDRGVTPGSYIPYCSMAHAQLSFHGHRDAVKMFVAVPGHGGQSAVSDGSQPAMLVLSGGEGYIDFRVADEAEDESDVATHLIVWQLVR; the protein is encoded by the exons ATGAGTCAAATAGAGATGGATCAAGAAACTGTGTATGGGACCCATGAGGATAGTCATGTGGTCATGTCAGAGAAAGTGCAATCTCTGGCTGGTAGTATTTATCAAGAATTTGAAAAAATGATAGCACGTTATGACGAAGATGTGGTCAAGGACCTAATGCCCCTCCTAGTCAATGTCTTAGAATGTCTAGACATATCTTATACTGAAAACCAAGAGCGTGAAGTTGAATTAGAGTTATTAAGGGAAGACAATGAACAACTTGTTACACAATATGAAAGGGAAAAACAATTAAGAAAAGCATCTGATCAG AAATTGCTGGAGCTTGAAGATGTAGCAGAAGATGAAAGAAAAGAACTTTTATCAAAAATTGATAGTTTGGAATCAATTGTAAGAATGCTGGAATTGAAAACAAAGAATTCACATGATCACG tTGTTCGTcttgaagaaaaagaagctgAATTGAAACGTGAATATACTCGACTACATGAGAGATATACGGAACTATTTAAAACGCATGTAGATTATATGGAAAGGACAAAGATGTTAGTTGGAAGTACAGAGAGATTAGAAAATTCATCTAGTGGTCGTGGTCCATCTCGTTTACCATCTCTTGGCTTAACTCACATGTCTCGAAGTTCTGGACCATTGAGTTATGGCTTTCAGAGCTTAGAAGCTAGCATAAATGCAGAAGATGTTGACCAGGAAAGTCCACCAAATGTTGTTTCTAATTTAAGAACTGAAATGTTGGACAGTAGCAGTGAAGCTGCTATTGAAACATCTGATAAAAGTCAATTAACAGATAAACCAGTACAAGCAAACAAAACAACTGCAATTTCTAGAC ATGAAAGTCCAGAAACTGAAATACCTCCACCTTTGGTTACACCGACATCACCGACTGTAGAAAAGTTAGCTACTTCTGGTGGAAGAAGCAGAACAGAAAGAGAACAACGAAGTGGTAACACATTGTACCAGGAACTCAGTTTTCAAGATGCTGATGCATTGGGTGAAATGGATGAAGGAGCAGATATTACTG GTAGTTGGGTACATCCTGGGGAATATGCCTCGTCGG TCAATGACAACTTCTTTG ggATGGGAAAAGAAGTGGAAAACCTTATTATGGAAAACAATGAATTGCTAGCTACAAA AAATGCGCTTAACATTGTAAAAGATGATTTAATCGTGAAAGTAGATGAACTCACAAG TGAACAAGAAATATTACGCGAAGAAGTTCGGGGCTTACAACAAACTAGAGAACGTTTACGGCAGAAGGTCACTACTCTTGAAGAAGAATTGAAAAAAGTTAAGGAAGAGGCAGAGGCAGCAGCAAAAGCTGCCAAAAGCGACGATGAAGAAGATGTATCATTAGCACAAAGGAAGAGGTTTACCAGAGTCGAGATGGCTAGGGTGCTTATGGAGAGAAATCAATATAAGGAACGTTTCATGGAACTTCAAGAAGCAGTTAGATGGACAGAGATGATAAGAGCAACAAAGACTGATCCTTCTAGTATATCAAGTGGAAAAGTATCTGTATGGAAGTT TTTTAGTAGTCTCTTCACAGGACCTGCGGATCGAGGAGCCTTAGTTCGTGGACCAAACACATTGCCTCATATGAGGTATAGTGCACCAACCAATCAAGTTGTCCCAGCACCGCCTCTGGATACCATGCGTAGACGTACGTTGAAAGGTCGCCATGAGTTTTTCGACCAGGGAGACACCAT AGATACCTGGTTATTCTGGTTTTCGGTGGGGTGCTTATTGGCCAGCAG ATCTTCTGAGAAACTCGTAGCAAGACGTGCAAATGAACGAAGAGAGCAATATCGTCAAGTCCGTGCACATGTTAGGAAAGAGGATGGGCGATTACATGCTTATGGTTGGAGTTTACCTGGAAAACCAAGTGCTCCAGTTAGACAACCCGTTCCTGTTCCAGTTTATTGCAGACCTTTACAGGAATCTGAACCTGGCATGAAG ATATGGTGTGGTGCTGGTGTAAACCTAAGTGGTGGTAAAACACGAGACGGTGGTTGTATGGTTGGAGGAAGTGTGTTTTATGCTGCTGAAGCTCAAGAAGTAAGTACGAACACAAAAAATGAAGTGGAAGATGCTGTTGAACATTTGGATAAGGAGCTTCAAGAGAATGAAAATCAAAGGGTCGAGGCAGAACAATTAGAGCAACATCTTAGCTCATTGGTGTGGATCTGTACATCGACTCAGAAGATGTCAAAAGTTACTGTGATAGATGCTAACAATCCAGCGGATATTTTGGAAGTCTTTAGCGTTTGTCAAGGACATTTACTTTGCATTGCAAGTGTACCTGGAGCCAAAGAGAGTGATTACACTCAAGCTATGAACGAAGATCCAGTTCAAACTGCTAATGGAGTGAATGAGAACGATAATCACGAAGTAAATACGACTTCAAATACTGAACAGAACACTCAAAAAAATAAACAGGAAACTCAAGCCTCGgtggaaaaaaacaaaaatgaatctgaaaatgtatcagaagaacaaaataatgaaaatgttaaaaaatcgGATGATGTTAATCAAAGTATTACTACTGAACCACAAAGTTCGGAAAATGTAGATAGCGAAACGATAAATTTAGGGAAGGTATACTTTGTGAAAGCTAATTTAGAGGCATCAAACTCACAACTGGATGAAAAAGAAGATGAAAATgaggagaaagaaaataaagttgAGGAAGATGCACCTATAGAAAAAATGTCTTCAATACAACCGACAATGTGGCTTGGAGCTCAGAATGGTACGGTGTTTGTTCATTCAGCTGTCGCTAAATGGTCAGTTTGTTTGCATTCAGTCAAATTGAAGGATGCCGCATTGGCTATCGT aCATGTACAAGGACGAGTTCTTGTTGCTCTTGCCGACGGAACCGTTACGTTATTTCGAAGAGGTCCAGACGGGCAATGGGATCTGTCTCAGTACCATGTGATTACTTTGGGTAGTCCACAACACTCAATTAGGTGTATGGCTGCCGTTAGTGGTAAAACAGTATGGTGcggatatagaaataaaattcatgtaaTAGATCCAGTTTTAATGACTGTTGAG TGCACTGTGGATGCTCATCCACGGCGAGAGTCGCAAGTGAGACAATTAGCTTGGCTGGGTGAAGGAGTGTGGGTCAGCATTAGATTAGATTCAACACTAAGACTCTATCACGCTCACACTTATCAACATCTTCAGGATGTTGATATTGAACCTTATGTTAGCAAAATGCTTGGAACTGGGAAACTTGGCTTCTCATTTGTAAGAATTACTGCATTACTCATTTCCTCCAACAGGCTGTGGATCGGCACAGGAAACGGAGTAATAATCTCTGTTCCTTTATCTGAAA ATGTATGCAAAACAGGTGCTGGTGGATCAATGGCAGTATCCAGAGTTCAAGTAGGAAATGCTAAAGGTGATGCACCGGGCGTTGGTATCAGAATTTTTGCCTCGGATCGTGGTGTTACGCCCGGTAGTTACATACCTTATTGCAGTATGGCTCATGCTCAACTTAGCTTTCATggacatagagatgcagtaaaAATGTTCGTTGCAGTGCCTG GTCATGGTGGTCAAAGTGCAGTGTCAGATGGTTCTCAACCGGCAATGCTTGTTCTTTCAGGTGGTGAAGGCTATATAGATTTCAGAGTTG CAGATGAGGCGGAAGACGAGAGTGACGTGGCGACTCATCTGATTGTATGGCAGTTGGTCAG GTGA
- the LOC126915338 gene encoding JNK-interacting protein 3 isoform X8 yields the protein MSQIEMDQETVYGTHEDSHVVMSEKVQSLAGSIYQEFEKMIARYDEDVVKDLMPLLVNVLECLDISYTENQEREVELELLREDNEQLVTQYEREKQLRKASDQKLLELEDVAEDERKELLSKIDSLESIVRMLELKTKNSHDHVVRLEEKEAELKREYTRLHERYTELFKTHVDYMERTKMLVGSTERLENSSSGRGPSRLPSLGLTHMSRSSGPLSYGFQSLEASINAEDVDQESPPNVVSNLRTEMLDSSSEAAIETSDKSQLTDKPVQANKTTAISRHESPETEIPPPLVTPTSPTVEKLATSGGRSRTEREQRSGNTLYQELSFQDADALGEMDEGADITGSWVHPGEYASSVNDNFFGMGKEVENLIMENNELLATKNALNIVKDDLIVKVDELTSEQEILREEVRGLQQTRERLRQKVTTLEEELKKVKEEAEAAAKAAKSDDEEDVSLAQRKRFTRVEMARVLMERNQYKERFMELQEAVRWTEMIRATKTDPSSISSGKVSVWKFFSSLFTGPADRGALVRGPNTLPHMRYSAPTNQVVPAPPLDTMRRRTLKGRHEFFDQGDTIDTWLFWFSVGCLLASRSSEKLVARRANERREQYRQVRAHVRKEDGRLHAYGWSLPGKPSAPVRQPVPVPVYCRPLQESEPGMKIWCGAGVNLSGGKTRDGGCMVGGSVFYAAEAQEVSTNTKNEVEDAVEHLDKELQENENQRVEAEQLEQHLSSLVWICTSTQKMSKVTVIDANNPADILEVFSVCQGHLLCIASVPGAKESDYTQAMNEDPVQTANGVNENDNHEVNTTSNTEQNTQKNKQETQASVEKNKNESENVSEEQNNENVKKSDDVNQSITTEPQSSENVDSETINLGKVYFVKANLEASNSQLDEKEDENEEKENKVEEDAPIEKMSSIQPTMWLGAQNGTVFVHSAVAKWSVCLHSVKLKDAALAIVHVQGRVLVALADGTVTLFRRGPDGQWDLSQYHVITLGSPQHSIRCMAAVSGKTVWCGYRNKIHVIDPVLMTVECTVDAHPRRESQVRQLAWLGEGVWVSIRLDSTLRLYHAHTYQHLQDVDIEPYVSKMLGTGKLGFSFVRITALLISSNRLWIGTGNGVIISVPLSENVCKTGAGGSMAVSRVQVGNAKGDAPGVGIRIFASDRGVTPGSYIPYCSMAHAQLSFHGHRDAVKMFVAVPGHGGQSAVSDGSQPAMLVLSGGEGYIDFRVDEAEDESDVATHLIVWQLVR from the exons ATGAGTCAAATAGAGATGGATCAAGAAACTGTGTATGGGACCCATGAGGATAGTCATGTGGTCATGTCAGAGAAAGTGCAATCTCTGGCTGGTAGTATTTATCAAGAATTTGAAAAAATGATAGCACGTTATGACGAAGATGTGGTCAAGGACCTAATGCCCCTCCTAGTCAATGTCTTAGAATGTCTAGACATATCTTATACTGAAAACCAAGAGCGTGAAGTTGAATTAGAGTTATTAAGGGAAGACAATGAACAACTTGTTACACAATATGAAAGGGAAAAACAATTAAGAAAAGCATCTGATCAG AAATTGCTGGAGCTTGAAGATGTAGCAGAAGATGAAAGAAAAGAACTTTTATCAAAAATTGATAGTTTGGAATCAATTGTAAGAATGCTGGAATTGAAAACAAAGAATTCACATGATCACG tTGTTCGTcttgaagaaaaagaagctgAATTGAAACGTGAATATACTCGACTACATGAGAGATATACGGAACTATTTAAAACGCATGTAGATTATATGGAAAGGACAAAGATGTTAGTTGGAAGTACAGAGAGATTAGAAAATTCATCTAGTGGTCGTGGTCCATCTCGTTTACCATCTCTTGGCTTAACTCACATGTCTCGAAGTTCTGGACCATTGAGTTATGGCTTTCAGAGCTTAGAAGCTAGCATAAATGCAGAAGATGTTGACCAGGAAAGTCCACCAAATGTTGTTTCTAATTTAAGAACTGAAATGTTGGACAGTAGCAGTGAAGCTGCTATTGAAACATCTGATAAAAGTCAATTAACAGATAAACCAGTACAAGCAAACAAAACAACTGCAATTTCTAGAC ATGAAAGTCCAGAAACTGAAATACCTCCACCTTTGGTTACACCGACATCACCGACTGTAGAAAAGTTAGCTACTTCTGGTGGAAGAAGCAGAACAGAAAGAGAACAACGAAGTGGTAACACATTGTACCAGGAACTCAGTTTTCAAGATGCTGATGCATTGGGTGAAATGGATGAAGGAGCAGATATTACTG GTAGTTGGGTACATCCTGGGGAATATGCCTCGTCGG TCAATGACAACTTCTTTG ggATGGGAAAAGAAGTGGAAAACCTTATTATGGAAAACAATGAATTGCTAGCTACAAA AAATGCGCTTAACATTGTAAAAGATGATTTAATCGTGAAAGTAGATGAACTCACAAG TGAACAAGAAATATTACGCGAAGAAGTTCGGGGCTTACAACAAACTAGAGAACGTTTACGGCAGAAGGTCACTACTCTTGAAGAAGAATTGAAAAAAGTTAAGGAAGAGGCAGAGGCAGCAGCAAAAGCTGCCAAAAGCGACGATGAAGAAGATGTATCATTAGCACAAAGGAAGAGGTTTACCAGAGTCGAGATGGCTAGGGTGCTTATGGAGAGAAATCAATATAAGGAACGTTTCATGGAACTTCAAGAAGCAGTTAGATGGACAGAGATGATAAGAGCAACAAAGACTGATCCTTCTAGTATATCAAGTGGAAAAGTATCTGTATGGAAGTT TTTTAGTAGTCTCTTCACAGGACCTGCGGATCGAGGAGCCTTAGTTCGTGGACCAAACACATTGCCTCATATGAGGTATAGTGCACCAACCAATCAAGTTGTCCCAGCACCGCCTCTGGATACCATGCGTAGACGTACGTTGAAAGGTCGCCATGAGTTTTTCGACCAGGGAGACACCAT AGATACCTGGTTATTCTGGTTTTCGGTGGGGTGCTTATTGGCCAGCAG ATCTTCTGAGAAACTCGTAGCAAGACGTGCAAATGAACGAAGAGAGCAATATCGTCAAGTCCGTGCACATGTTAGGAAAGAGGATGGGCGATTACATGCTTATGGTTGGAGTTTACCTGGAAAACCAAGTGCTCCAGTTAGACAACCCGTTCCTGTTCCAGTTTATTGCAGACCTTTACAGGAATCTGAACCTGGCATGAAG ATATGGTGTGGTGCTGGTGTAAACCTAAGTGGTGGTAAAACACGAGACGGTGGTTGTATGGTTGGAGGAAGTGTGTTTTATGCTGCTGAAGCTCAAGAAGTAAGTACGAACACAAAAAATGAAGTGGAAGATGCTGTTGAACATTTGGATAAGGAGCTTCAAGAGAATGAAAATCAAAGGGTCGAGGCAGAACAATTAGAGCAACATCTTAGCTCATTGGTGTGGATCTGTACATCGACTCAGAAGATGTCAAAAGTTACTGTGATAGATGCTAACAATCCAGCGGATATTTTGGAAGTCTTTAGCGTTTGTCAAGGACATTTACTTTGCATTGCAAGTGTACCTGGAGCCAAAGAGAGTGATTACACTCAAGCTATGAACGAAGATCCAGTTCAAACTGCTAATGGAGTGAATGAGAACGATAATCACGAAGTAAATACGACTTCAAATACTGAACAGAACACTCAAAAAAATAAACAGGAAACTCAAGCCTCGgtggaaaaaaacaaaaatgaatctgaaaatgtatcagaagaacaaaataatgaaaatgttaaaaaatcgGATGATGTTAATCAAAGTATTACTACTGAACCACAAAGTTCGGAAAATGTAGATAGCGAAACGATAAATTTAGGGAAGGTATACTTTGTGAAAGCTAATTTAGAGGCATCAAACTCACAACTGGATGAAAAAGAAGATGAAAATgaggagaaagaaaataaagttgAGGAAGATGCACCTATAGAAAAAATGTCTTCAATACAACCGACAATGTGGCTTGGAGCTCAGAATGGTACGGTGTTTGTTCATTCAGCTGTCGCTAAATGGTCAGTTTGTTTGCATTCAGTCAAATTGAAGGATGCCGCATTGGCTATCGT aCATGTACAAGGACGAGTTCTTGTTGCTCTTGCCGACGGAACCGTTACGTTATTTCGAAGAGGTCCAGACGGGCAATGGGATCTGTCTCAGTACCATGTGATTACTTTGGGTAGTCCACAACACTCAATTAGGTGTATGGCTGCCGTTAGTGGTAAAACAGTATGGTGcggatatagaaataaaattcatgtaaTAGATCCAGTTTTAATGACTGTTGAG TGCACTGTGGATGCTCATCCACGGCGAGAGTCGCAAGTGAGACAATTAGCTTGGCTGGGTGAAGGAGTGTGGGTCAGCATTAGATTAGATTCAACACTAAGACTCTATCACGCTCACACTTATCAACATCTTCAGGATGTTGATATTGAACCTTATGTTAGCAAAATGCTTGGAACTGGGAAACTTGGCTTCTCATTTGTAAGAATTACTGCATTACTCATTTCCTCCAACAGGCTGTGGATCGGCACAGGAAACGGAGTAATAATCTCTGTTCCTTTATCTGAAA ATGTATGCAAAACAGGTGCTGGTGGATCAATGGCAGTATCCAGAGTTCAAGTAGGAAATGCTAAAGGTGATGCACCGGGCGTTGGTATCAGAATTTTTGCCTCGGATCGTGGTGTTACGCCCGGTAGTTACATACCTTATTGCAGTATGGCTCATGCTCAACTTAGCTTTCATggacatagagatgcagtaaaAATGTTCGTTGCAGTGCCTG GTCATGGTGGTCAAAGTGCAGTGTCAGATGGTTCTCAACCGGCAATGCTTGTTCTTTCAGGTGGTGAAGGCTATATAGATTTCAGAGTTG ATGAGGCGGAAGACGAGAGTGACGTGGCGACTCATCTGATTGTATGGCAGTTGGTCAG GTGA